One Salvia splendens isolate huo1 chromosome 22, SspV2, whole genome shotgun sequence DNA segment encodes these proteins:
- the LOC121786294 gene encoding adenylyl-sulfate kinase 3-like: MAAAGANQTFSFSKLSRSRRVNPLTPTAAAFQSCAGRKLEICGGAAARSRFVSPIKAMENSRREFENRAAKRANGAANQSLVDSAAGDCGGKKTVEVGTVGSSTNIAWHKCSVEKCDREEMLNQKGCVIWITGLSGSGKSTVACALSRALHARGKLSYVLDGDNCRHGLNRDLSFKAEDRSENIRRIGEVAKLFADAGVICIASLISPFRKERDACRDLLPEGDFIEVYMDVPLQVCETRDPKGLYKLARAGKIKGFTGVDDPYEPPLNSEIVLQQSEGICHSPAVLAEQVISYLEIKGYLES, from the exons atggCGGCGGCGGGGGCTAATCAAACCTTCAGTTTCTCTAAGCTGTCGAGGTCAAGGCGCGTCAATCCGTTGACACCTACGGCGGCGGCGTTTCAGAGCTGCGCAGGTAGGAAGCTCGAGATTTGCGGTGGCGCTGCCGCGAGATCGAGATTCGTGTCGCCAATCAAGGCAATGGAAAATTCGCGCCGCGAGTTCGAGAATCGGGCGGCGAAGCGCGCCAACGGCGCGGCAAATCAATCTCTGGTCGATTCCGCCGCCGGAGACTGCGGAG GTAAAAAAACTGTTGAGGTGGGTACAGTAGGGAGTTCGACGAATATTGCGTGGCACAAGTGTTCTGTGGAAAAGTGCGATAGAGAGGAGATGCTTAATCAAAAGGGCTGCGTTATTTGGATCACTGGTTTAAGTGGATCAG GAAAGAGCACTGTGGCATGTGCTTTAAGTCGTGCTTTACATGCCAGAGGAAAGCTCAGTTATGTCCTTGATGGGGATAACTGTAGGCATGGTCTAAACCGCGATTTAAGTTTTAAAGCTGAAGATAGATCCGAGAATATAAGAAGGATAG GAGAGGTGGCAAAGCTTTTCGCAGATGCTGGAGTAATTTGTATTGCAAGTTTAATATCACCATTCAGGAAGGAGAGAGATGCCTGCCGAGATTTACTTCCTGAAGGGGATTTTATTGAG GTATATATGGATGTGCCGTTACAAGTTTGTGAGACAAGGGATCCCAAGGGATTGTACAAGCTTGCACGAGCTGGAAAAATCAAAG GTTTTACAGGTGTGGATGATCCATACGAACCACCACTAAACTCTGAG ATAGTGTTGCAGCAAAGTGAAGGAATATGTCATTCTCCAGCAGTTCTGGCTGAGCAAGTTATTtcatatttggaaataaaaggATATCTGGAGTCATAA
- the LOC121786188 gene encoding uncharacterized protein LOC121786188 encodes MGNCQAAEAATVVIQHPGGKVDRIYSSASATEVMNANPGHYVALVVAAENASPIKQLKLLRPDDALVIGQVYKLISFEDVLKEFTANKSVKLGKLLKERGALERKRNSNPRSASVKMEARGGGSCSRSGAGRPNTGRPGQWRPALQSISEQVNETSNVSC; translated from the exons ATGGGGAATTGCcaggcggcggaggcggcgacggtggTGATCCAGCACCCCGGCGGTAAGGTCGACAGGATTTACTCGTCGGCGAGCGCTACCGAGGTCATGAATGCCAACCCCGGCCACTACGTCGCGCTGGTGGTGGCGGCGGAGAACGCATCGCCGATCAAGCAGCTCAAGCTCCTCCGCCCCGACGACGCTCTCGTGATTGGACAAGTTTACAAACTCATCAGCTTTGAAG ATGTGCTGAAGGAATTTACTGCGAATAAGAGTGTGAAGTTGGGgaagttgttgaaggagagagGAGCTTTGGAGCGCAAGAGAAATTCGAATCCGCGATCAGCTTCAGTTAAG ATGGAGGCGAGAGGTGGTGGCAGCTGCAGCAGAAGCGGCGCAGGACGGCCCAACACCGGCCGCCCTGGGCAGTGGAGACCGGCTTTACAGAGCATTTCGGAGCAAGTGAATGAAACATCAAATGTTAGTTGCTGA
- the LOC121786318 gene encoding pentatricopeptide repeat-containing protein At3g49740-like, with product MRKCYQNTMSVLVDNSVPELIKLNCSLKNLVHAHRFSDALRLFLQIHSLRHLKPDHYTLSTALTACANSREIRVGAQLHNLCVKSGLQSFSHVANTLLSLYAKLRDLVSVKRVYTDISEPDVYSHTTLLSACTKLGEVDYARMVFDKMPERSVEVWNAMITGCAENGLDGLAFDFFRRMRMLDVKTDNYAFASVVSLCTVGQLKFGRQLHCLVLKNGFLRRASVGNSLVTMYFKCESAGDACETFEEIGREVGDEIAYNAVIAGLVSMERDEEALLMFRDMQTVGLKPTELTFVSVMGACFNSDIVTQVHGQAIKMCFGDSTKVNNAAISMYSNCGELAAACLVFRALEVKDVVSWNAIIASYAQESLSGDAISTYLQMQRNCVEPDEFTIGSLLANLDSIEVVEMIQAVLVKRAIIHRVEVANALLSALSRNSAIEKAHEIFCQMHSRNVISWNAMISGFLLNGLPEEGLQQFAELLELGLKPNHYTLSLVLSICSSISDLLHGKEVHAYLLKLGFFFHTLLGNALIALYSKCGALNWSLKVFHSMTNRDVVSWNSMISAHALHGEGKEAIKWFEAMQCSSTVRPDKATFTAVLSACSHAGLVADGIRIFNLMVKGYGIDPEMHHFSCVVDLLGRAGFLDVAERLIKDSGSDIDPSVWWTLLSSCAAYGHLHLGNIVAKFLLETGYDDDPSLYILLSNLHANAGKWEEAASFREVMKKYGVMKQPGRSWISP from the coding sequence ATGCGAAAATGCTACCAAAATACCATGAGCGTCTTAGTAGATAATTCTGTTCCAGAACTAATCAAACTCAATTGCTCTCTGAAGAACCTTGTCCATGCCCACAGATTCTCAGACGCCCTCCGTCTCTTCCTACAAATCCACTCACTCCGCCACCTCAAACCCGACCACTACACTCTTTCAACAGCCCTCACTGCGTGTGCCAACTCCCGCGAAATCAGAGTGGGTGCCCAACTCCACAATCTCTGCGTCAAATCCGGCCTTCAAAGCTTCTCTCACGTTGCGAATACCCTGCTCTCGTTGTATGCGAAGTTGCGGGACTTGGTATCGGTAAAAAGGGTCTATACTGATATAAGCGAGCCCGATGTATACTCGCATACGACACTGTTGTCAGCTTGCACGAAGCTCGGCGAAGTTGATTATGCTCGTATGGTGTTCGACAAAATGCCTGAAAGAAGTGTGGAAGTCTGGAATGCGATGATCACGGGCTGCGCTGAGAATGGACTTGATGGGCTTGCGTTCGATTTCTTCCGGAGAATGCGTATGCTTGATGTGAAAACGGATAACTATGCGTTTGCCAGTGTTGTCAGCTTATGTACAGTTGGGCAGCTTAAGTTTGGGAGGCAACTTCATTGCTTGGTTTTGAAGAACGGATTTTTGAGGAGGGCGTCCGTCGGTAATTCTTTGGTCACTATGTATTTCAAATGTGAAAGTGCTGGAGATGCTTGTGAAACATTTGAGGAAATCGGGAGAGAAGTTGGTGACGAGATAGCATATAACGCAGTTATAGCGGGATTGGTCAGTATGGAAAGAGATGAAGAAGCTCTGTTGATGTTCAGAGATATGCAAACTGTTGGTCTGAAACCAACTGAATTGACTTTTGTGAGTGTAATGGGAGCTTGTTTCAATTCCGATATTGTTACTCAAGTACATGGCCAAGCTATCAAGATGTGTTTTGGGGACTCTACTAAAGTTAATAATGCAGCAATAAGCATGTATTCTAATTGCGGAGAATTAGCTGCAGCTTGTTTGGTTTTCAGAGCGTTGGAAGTGAAGGATGTCGTCTCGTGGAATGCCATTATAGCAAGCTATGCTCAAGAGAGCCTGAGCGGAGATGCTATCTCCACCTACCTTCAGATGCAAAGGAATTGCGTTGAGCCAGATGAATTCACTATTGGGAGCTTGCTAGCAAACTTAGATTCGATAGAGGTAGTTGAGATGATACAAGCAGTTCTAGTGAAAAGGGCGATCATTCACAGAGTTGAAGTTGCAAACGCATTGCTTTCAGCGTTATCTAGGAACAGTGCGATAGAGAAGGCCCACGAAATCTTCTGTCAAATGCACTCAAGAAATGTAATATCTTGGAATGCAATGATATCTGGATTTCTATTAAATGGATTACCAGAGGAAGGGCTGCAACAATTTGCAGAATTACTAGAATTAGGTCTAAAACCAAATCATTACACTTTGAGCCTTGTTTTAAGCATTTGCTCCAGCATATCAGATCTTCTTCACGGGAAAGAAGTTCATGCATACTTACTGAAATTGGGTTTTTTCTTTCACACCTTGCTTGGTAATGCCCTTATTGCTCTGTACTCCAAGTGTGGGGCTTTAAACTGGTCATTGAAAGTGTTCCACAGTATGACCAATAGAGATGTTGTTTCTTGGAACTCAATGATCTCCGCCCATGCACTGCACGGAGAAGGCAAGGAGGCCATCAAGTGGTTTGAGGCTATGCAGTGTTCGAGTACAGTGAGGCCGGATAAGGCAACTTTCACTGCAGTCCTGTCGGCTTGCAGCCATGCAGGTTTAGTTGCTGATGGTATTAGGATCTTCAATTTGATGGTGAAGGGTTATGGCATTGATCCAGAAATGCACCACTTTTCTTGCGTGGTCGATCTATTAGGGCGAGCCGGGTTTCTTGATGTAGCGGAGAGGTTGATCAAGGATAGTGGCAGTGATATCGACCCAAGTGTTTGGTGGACTTTGTTGAGTTCTTGTGCAGCCTACGGCCATCTGCATTTGGGAAATATAGTTGCAAAGTTTCTTCTTGAAACAGGGTATGATGATGATCCTTCGCTTTACATTCTGCTGTCAAATCTTCATGCTAATGCTGGGAAATGGGAAGAGGCAGCTAGTTTTAGGgaagtgatgaagaaatatggtGTGATGAAGCAACCTGGAAGAAGTTGGATCTCCCCATGA
- the LOC121788103 gene encoding protein SHORT-ROOT-like, giving the protein MDTLFRLVSLQSDQSINSSRTSSSSRSQNHNYHHHHHQDQECLNYFMDHEEDFSSSSSSKHHPISTTDHHYHHAYDQSSHISAPPHDVSMEFPAAFSGQNKWATEILLETARAITDKNTARFQQLMWMLNEMSSPYGDVDQKLAAYFLQALFSRMTDSGELNRRNLISSAEKAASFSATRETVLKFQEVSPWTTFGHVACNGAIMEAVDGSAKIHIIDLSNTYCTQWPTLLEAIATRSDDTPHLRLTTVVGGRGDGASAGAAAVQRLMREIGSRMEKFARLMGVPFKLNVIHHAGDLSELNLAAIGIEEDEALAINCVGSLRSVRATGNNRDQLISNFRKLRPRIVTIVEEEADLNIGDGGYEFVRGFEECLRWFRVYFEALEESFPRASNERLMLERAAGRAVVDLVACPPHESVERRDAAARWCQRMHGGGFRAWSFNEEVNDDVRSLLRRYKEGWTMGQRGDAAGIFLSWREQPVVWASAWKPS; this is encoded by the coding sequence ATGGATACTTTGTTTAGGCTCGTTAGTCTCCAATCCGACCAATCCATTAATTCTAGCCGAACGTCTAGTAGCTCGCGATCTCAGAATCACAActaccatcatcatcatcatcaagacCAGGAATGCCTCAACTATTTCATGGATCATGAAGAGGActtctcttcctcttcctcctccaaaCACCACCCAATCTCCACCACTGATCACCATTACCACCATGCCTACGACCAATCCTCTCATATTTCCGCGCCGCCACACGACGTGAGCATGGAGTTTCCAGCCGCCTTCTCCGGCCAGAACAAGTGGGCCACGGAGATCCTTCTAGAAACAGCTAGAGCCATCACTGATAAAAACACCGCCCGCTTTCAGCAGCTGATGTGGATGCTCAACGAGATGAGCTCTCCCTACGGAGACGTCGATCAGAAGCTAGCCGCCTACTTTCTACAAGCCCTCTTCAGCCGCATGACCGACTCGGGCGAGTTGAACCGCCGCAATTTAATCTCCTCGGCGGAGAAGGCTGCGTCCTTCTCCGCCACGAGAGAGACCGTGCTGAAGTTCCAGGAGGTCAGCCCGTGGACCACGTTCGGCCACGTGGCCTGCAACGGGGCGATCATGGAGGCCGTGGATGGATCTGCCAAAATCCACATTATTGATCTCAGCAACACGTACTGCACGCAGTGGCCGACGCTGCTCGAGGCCATCGCCACGCGATCCGACGACACGCCGCACCTCCGCCTCACCACGGTCGTCGGCGGCCGCGGAGACGGCGCGAGCGCCGGCGCCGCCGCGGTGCAGCGGCTGATGAGGGAGATCGGGAGCAGGATGGAGAAATTCGCGCGGTTGATGGGGGTTCCGTTCAAGCTCAACGTGATCCACCACGCCGGGGATCTGTCGGAGCTCAACCTCGCCGCGATCGGGATCGAGGAGGACGAAGCCCTAGCGATCAATTGCGTCGGATCGCTGAGATCGGTAAGGGCTACCGGCAACAATCGGGATCAATTGATCTCCAATTTCAGGAAATTGAGGCCGAGGATCGTCACAATCgtcgaagaagaagcagatctgaACATCGGAGACGGCGGTTACGAATTCGTGAGGGGATTCGAGGAGTGCTTGAGGTGGTTTAGGGTTTACTTCGAGGCGCTGGAGGAGAGCTTCCCTCGCGCGAGCAACGAGCGGCTGATGCTGGAGAGGGCGGCGGGGAGGGCGGTGGTGGACCTGGTGGCGTGCCCACCGCATGAGTCGGTGGAGAGGCGGGACGCGGCGGCGAGGTGGTGCCAGCGCATGCATGGAGGGGGGTTTAGGGCGTGGTCGTTTAATGAGGAGGTGAACGACGATGTGAGGTCGCTGCTGAGGAGGTATAAGGAGGGGTGGACGATGGGGCAGAGAGGGGATGCCGCCGGAATATTCCTTTCGTGGAGGGAGCAGCCGGTGGTGTGGGCGAGTGCGTGGAAACCCTCGTAG